From the genome of Geoglobus ahangari, one region includes:
- a CDS encoding MazG nucleotide pyrophosphohydrolase domain-containing protein, protein MELAELAKKVSEKYSETDKKSGPLFLLAVFFEEAGELAEAVRKGNTEEVREELADCLFMVLSLANYYGVDVEERLVEKYLRDDPSSRWDLPF, encoded by the coding sequence ATGGAACTCGCAGAACTCGCAAAGAAGGTAAGCGAAAAATACAGTGAAACTGATAAAAAATCCGGTCCCTTGTTCCTTCTTGCAGTCTTCTTTGAGGAGGCTGGTGAGCTGGCCGAGGCGGTTAGGAAGGGGAATACGGAGGAGGTGAGGGAGGAGCTGGCCGACTGCCTCTTCATGGTTCTCAGTCTGGCCAACTACTATGGCGTGGACGTCGAGGAGAGGCTTGTGGAGAAGTACCTGCGGGACGATCCATCATCCCGGTGGGATCTCCCTTTTTAG